The sequence tagattaatttagtggatttataggtgattaatgcatatgtgaacgaaTTATTATCACCGATTGTTTcgttgttaaaaattattgcaattttCAACTTATCGAGCTATCGATTTATCGCGATCCcactatataaagggtgatcattTTAGAGttgtcggattttaaattgaaataaaacaacgaaaattcaaaatgattgggcaaactttattatttttatgtagaaacattcatgacatttattttttaaagatagtccCTTTAAAATCTTAGccacaactgcgccgtaattcgaccATCCAtaaacactaattttgaatgactgGTTGGAAGACTTCGGTCGgaatctcgtgaataactttagtagtattggcttccaatgcctcacaaataaaagtccaaaggtgtgatatcacacgattttgGTGGCCAATCTGCTGGTCCGGGACGatagataaattgctcaccggcACGACGAcgtagtaaatccattgtttcacgggctgtgttacaagtagcgccgtcttggtggaacaaatattgtggagatcacgggcttcacgAGGCGTaggtctttccatgatgaaatatcaatgaatactgaaaaaaatcatgtatttagtttgacagtagtcaggcgtgatctatcaaaaaaacctattgaaaaagtacctccaatctgctCACCCTTTATCAAAGACAAACCTGCTGCTCCTCATCACATATCgctcaaaaatttatataattctaTTGGGCTTTAAAGCATCCCGCTTGAAAATATCCACAGAACATATTCTATACACCTATGCACACTTGACTATGAATGTTTTCCCTGCCGCAAATGAATACTTTCATgtggaattttaataaaaacgtgtttatattttcaataatttgtggaaaaactgtTTTCGTAATTAGTAAAGTAATTATTTGCAGTTTACTCTTTAGCGATCTGTACAACCCGAAAAAGACTAGGCGGAGAGTAATTCATTATAACCAAAAGCGATGTACAATCATCTTTTAACATAATAAAACTTTGACTTTATAGGTGTGTGGTGGTTGCGATTATTTTGGCAATATTGTGTGCATACTCTTTATGGAAGAAACGCCGTACACTTTGCGGCTGGGGATTCACGGAGCATCGAGCTCAATCAGAGGGCGACTCGGCAGGTTCCTGCTATGCTCCACCGCAATACAGTCGCTGTAATTCGTTTCATCATCCACCACCTCCATATACCGAAGTattatttgcaattttaaaatatctttatATTTAGTAACTCTATTGTTGGTTTAACGTTTTAAGGTCACATCTAAGCCGGATCTTTATCCACTCGTGTTCACATGCAACAGTGACAATGCTAAATCCGGTTCCAGTTACCTGATGGTACAATATTTTCGAAACTATATCGTTCGACCAGTTGGATCACTTTCCGCGGCAAGTACAGTTGATTCGCTTAGTTCAAGCTTCATTTGCAATATCAATGAAGCCAACACCCTAGTACCACCTCCATACTCTCGTGCAGCAAGTCCGGAAACTGAGTTTAGTGCGCATTTCCAGCAACAGTTTATGATGCCTCGTTCAGCCTCGCAAATAGTTTACGCCTGTGGAGGGAATGGAGATAGCAACAATGCGGGAACGCGCGAGATAAGTAGCAGTATTGTAGCGCAGAAAGTATATCAAGGTCAGCAAAATAAGGTACCACATTTTACTGTGGTGGCACTTAATGGATCAGTTGGTGGAAATCAGAGCGAAATTGGTCTGGGAAATGTTACAAACTCTTCAATCTCATACAatactattttacaaacatcTGTTgccgaaaattttaattttaatcaagtTTCAGTCGGGATCAATCACAATcatacaaataacaaaaatgaaaatcatgATAACATTGGCAACGGTAGTGGTAGTGAAAGCAATCGAAGCAGCGTTAGCGCGGGTTGTGTCCCAAAAGGTTTTATACAGTCTCAAAGCGATCAACAGCTTCGTTATattaacaatagcaacaacagcatcagtgatatttttataaacaacagTTCCGTAGCCGCTTATGCAAATACTACTAACGCAAGCGGTAGTAAGTCCATAgatgtaataaattttgatggaaaGGGTAACATTGCCCCTTCGGAATCTCGCGAGGCTGTCACAACTTTTTCTAAGCACTCTCCATTAAATAATCACGGGACCTCGGCAATTTTTCGCAATGGCCATATAAAGCCTAACCCTTTGCATCGCACGAAAACGAATTCAGCACAACTTGTATTCGACTCAAGTATCCTGAATCCAACCTACAAATCATGTGATTCAGTTGCTGCTATTCCTCTTACAGTTCCTGGAGCTGCAGATGATTTGTCAGAAACAGAATTGAAAGAGCTTCAATTGTTAAGACAAAGTCTGGAAACTTGTTGCCACATATTAAAACAGCAGAAGCATTTGCACCAGCATCCACAAGGTACGATAAACGAAACAGAGTCTCCACCATCCCGACTCAATGAGCTGACTAAAAATTATACTGCAGACGATCCACGTAACTACATAAGGCCAGATAATTGTTCTGCTGTTAGTAGCCTTACAAACGTTTGCTTGCCTAGCTCACCACCTCAGGCTACAAGCCCAACTGGAGAAGTGAGAGATATTCTCGAACAAATACGTCAATTGCAGGACAATATAAGCTATGAAGACATGTTGCTGCATATGAAACCTGCCCTATGTAACACTGTATCTTCACCCACAACCACCTCTGCAGAACTAGCCAAGATCACGAATGCAACTTCTCAGGGGAAAACAATTCGCAGTTCCGTTAAATGTTGTGAAATACAACAAACCCCAACCCTCATGACAACCTCTCCAATGTTTTCTAAGACCACTGTCCATTTGGAGTCTCCTTCAGTAGATAAAGGTACAGCAACAGTTATAACAACAGCAGCACAAAGGACTTTGAGCTCTTCCAATGACACCGAAAATATATTGAAGCGCCCGTCAACTTTGCAAcaacataaaagaaaattatttacccCAAAACCAAATAAAGCTCTTTACATTCCAATGGTGCCGAATATAACAACGACGCCTTCTAATAGATGTATTTTAAAAAGTCCTGTCAGCAGTGTAGTGGGGACAAATTTCTTCACAGGCAGAGGAGGCAGAGTGCGAAAAATTTGGGTCTCACGTTCAGCACCTACAACACCAGGCACCGCATTACCGCCTAACCGATTAAGCGATGATAGTCCATTACTTACAGATCATGACGAAGATCAGGAGACTgaccaaattgaaaattttaagtaatagaaaaagttgGCATATTATGAAATTACATACGTACACTCATAACATAACAAAGTCAACTGCGGTTCAAATTATTCAAACATACGTACAATATATGAACGtaccatatgtaggtatgtaacaTATTAAAGTCAACTGCGGCTCAATTCAAGTTGATGTAACAATTACAGCTTAGTAGGTTGATCCAAACGGTTCATGGCTGAAATTAAGTGGTCCATCATATGCCATGTaagaacaaatacatgtagCCAAGTCGCAGTGAAATTTGCACACGTACAGATGTGCGTACTATAAtagtatttgtacaaatatttgaacAAATTACATGCcccgaaaaaatctttttttggtaCAACAGCGGGGGTTTGGTGTGATAGTTTATATCATATTCCAAAGCCTATACATACTGTTGTTAATCCTTTAATACCCGAATGAATTGGAGCGTAACTAAACATATTTCAAAGATGCTCGTACATCCGTGGATGTTAGTCTCGACCTAAATATAAATTAGTATAGATTTCAAAGTTCAATGAAACGTAGTTTAGCCATTATAAAATATTGTCTGGTTAAaagtagtaaatttttaaacacaaacatattttactataatttttcCCTAATAGTTGACTAAAATTCAGCTGTGATACTAACACAAATATATCTTGcatttagcttttattttcgACTTTGAGCAGCTTGCAAATAAATACCAGCGACGCAAGCTCCAGCAACAaactgttataaaaaaataagaatagcgTGGCTTCATCGGGCATTAAAGGTTTAAAACATGCTAAAGCTGTAAATAGCATTTCTTCACACCCCTAACGCCCTTGTTTTTAGTAATTACACTATATAACTGCTTTATTTATGTGTACTGAGAAACAATGTTTCATAGAAACAATACCCTTTCAAGAAATAGAGTTTGAAATAATATAAGAATATGCCAGATGCAGCTTAAAAACCGTTCTATGGTTATTTTATGTCATTTTACAAGGTTCCTCAGTTTgcatatgttaaaattttgcacatttccatAAAACATAATTTATTGCAAACAACCATCTCTAAACATTTTCATAACCATAGGTATTctctccaaaaatatttctggttatgtttaaaaagttataatgatagatatttttaaacattttattttgttaatttaacttaaaagttaataaaaatggatAACGTTTATAATgttatttgtttaattaattattgGTGTTTTAAATTATCTGCTATATTTCTGTCATTTCAACACTCACCTGAGTGGAATTTATTCGTATTCTCCAATAGATTCGGCCAACAAAGGCCGTGGCAATATATATACAACCAACCGTTCATATTGGTTAGATAGCTATTGGGCAGATAAAAGATAGAAAGGGGTAGCTTCAGtattatttgcaatattttgaccAGCGACCTTAGTTATAGAGTGTCTGAGGAATTGATATTGTATTgttgcaaatacatatatagtacatatgtatttgatatACAGTAGTGGTCAACTAAATAGAGACATCAAGTCAGCGCCAACAGAAGTTGTTAATAAACGCTCACGACGTCAATGAATACCGGTAAAAAATTATCACGGCTTAAAAAACAAGGCACCCGAATgaaattaagttattttaatcgCATCATCTTGGTTGATACAGATGCATCCCCATTCAATTCAACTGTATGTCAATGCTCGGTGAAAGTATGACCCCTAGGGAAAGTAATGCGAAATCGACCTCACGTCGTCCTGAATTTCAACTCTGCAAAAAGATTGATATCGGAGTGTGATTGTGCTTTTTCTGGTACTATGCTATTCTCACAATACAAGAAACTTTAATGGCCTACCCAATGACGATATACAAATGGTAATATGCTTGTGATTTGGACGTTGCATCAGGAATCGGTTACAAAACCTTAGCACCGCTTAGAAAAGATAACTGTATAAAAGGGGATACAGCTTATGGGTAGAAGAGAAATGTAACTTTAGGAGCGTTAAATACTGGAGTCGATGGAATAAGTCAatccaataaaatattaaactgaATAAATGAAACATCTAAAACATTATTTTAGATTTCGAACTAATTATTCATCTAGCTCAATTTTCTGCTTGACAAACAATTGTAGTGTACAAACATTTGTAAAACTCTTGGTTTATTTACATAACTTTAAATTCAACACTATTTGTggaatacatatttaaaaaataataactttttagaACTTTTTACTTAAAGATCACTAAATCTCTGGGTTTTAATACATtcgatttgaaattttatatataggtatgtatatatattagggcgggtcgatttaaaaatcgctcattgctctgtgaaaatcgtattctagggatcaaaataagaaactttgccgaaggaaccatacctcaaaacgaattctgatgtcccccaatttgggtccttcggcaaagttatcttattttgatccctagaatatgattttcacagagcaatgggcgatttttttgcctccccacaaaagacactaaaagttcgaccctaattgggggacatcagaattcgctttagaggtatggttccttcggcaaagtttcttattttgatccctagaatatga comes from Anastrepha ludens isolate Willacy chromosome 3, idAnaLude1.1, whole genome shotgun sequence and encodes:
- the LOC128856777 gene encoding uncharacterized protein LOC128856777, with protein sequence MFLLPAIFMFNIFRMPRLVAARFCEGGHYCSLPRECCTQGCCPPYQNGPRQLPPPSEHVLNLFFISHWFFWCVVVAIILAILCAYSLWKKRRTLCGWGFTEHRAQSEGDSAGSCYAPPQYSRCNSFHHPPPPYTEVTSKPDLYPLVFTCNSDNAKSGSSYLMVQYFRNYIVRPVGSLSAASTVDSLSSSFICNINEANTLVPPPYSRAASPETEFSAHFQQQFMMPRSASQIVYACGGNGDSNNAGTREISSSIVAQKVYQGQQNKVPHFTVVALNGSVGGNQSEIGLGNVTNSSISYNTILQTSVAENFNFNQVSVGINHNHTNNKNENHDNIGNGSGSESNRSSVSAGCVPKGFIQSQSDQQLRYINNSNNSISDIFINNSSVAAYANTTNASGSKSIDVINFDGKGNIAPSESREAVTTFSKHSPLNNHGTSAIFRNGHIKPNPLHRTKTNSAQLVFDSSILNPTYKSCDSVAAIPLTVPGAADDLSETELKELQLLRQSLETCCHILKQQKHLHQHPQGTINETESPPSRLNELTKNYTADDPRNYIRPDNCSAVSSLTNVCLPSSPPQATSPTGEVRDILEQIRQLQDNISYEDMLLHMKPALCNTVSSPTTTSAELAKITNATSQGKTIRSSVKCCEIQQTPTLMTTSPMFSKTTVHLESPSVDKGTATVITTAAQRTLSSSNDTENILKRPSTLQQHKRKLFTPKPNKALYIPMVPNITTTPSNRCILKSPVSSVVGTNFFTGRGGRVRKIWVSRSAPTTPGTALPPNRLSDDSPLLTDHDEDQETDQIENFK